The Pecten maximus chromosome 12, xPecMax1.1, whole genome shotgun sequence genome includes a region encoding these proteins:
- the LOC117340047 gene encoding uncharacterized protein LOC117340047: MMFSSPKKILVSKRNNQYGIPPNGIPPQGIPPNGIPPQGIPPNGLPPQGIPPNGLPPQGIPPNGLPPQETQPKNITQQGIPPNGLSSNSLPTHGIPPNRMHQHGMPLHSSLERDGFPVTRRRNGSGHRLREKDKIKRHVFNTNDSIPTLREVDENRPETPIVGTRRERYKLAMDGKTGNGRPIVPRDTQEVYSSNGMYKRMLATTPSNLVRSGKSGSRCPTPVPFDQPLTRLCWDNGGNKDLDTEDEDSYPYNTSRIPFTPRNQVTNPLFRNLKHINDVTVADIEDIHEFEKSTEHLNLTQKVLNSYFRKKLDCTQRIVKWLVDCEEKSNLSSLPAHLPAISYRNTSAHARHE; the protein is encoded by the exons ATGATGTTTTCTTCGCCGAAAAAAATATTAGTCTCCAAGCGGAACAATCAGTATGGGATACCACCAAACGGGATTCCCCCACAGGGGATACCACCAAACGGGATTCCCCCACAGGGGATACCACCAAACGGGCTTCCTCCACAGGGGATACCACCAAACGGGCTTCCCCCACAGGGGATACCACCAAACGGGCTTCCCCCACAAGAGACACAACCAAAAAATATTACTCAACAGGGGATACCACCAAACGGACTTTCCTCAAACAGTTTACCAACACACGGGATACCCCCAAACAGGATGCATCAACATGGGATGCCCCTACACAGTTCATTAGAAAGGGACGGATTTCCGGTCACGAGAAGAAGGAACGGATCTGGACATAGGTTAAGAGAAAAGGATAAAATCAAACGCCATGTATTTAATACTAATGATTCTATTCCTACGCTCCGAGAGGTTGATGAAAACAGACCGGAAACCCCCATTGTTGGGACACGTCGTGAGCGTTACAAACTGGCAATGGATGGCAAAACCGGAAATGGACGTCCAATCGTACCACGTGATACACAGGAAGTATATTCCTCAAATGGAATGTATAAAAGAATGCTAGCCACGACTCCTTCCAACCTTGTCCGGTCTGGGAAGAGCGGAAGTAGGTGTCCCACGCCCGTGCCCTTTGACCAGCCTCTGACAAGACTGTGCTGGGACAACGGAG gtaacaaggaTCTGGATACCGAGGACGAAGACAGCTATCCGTACAACACATCGAGGATACCATTCACGCCTAGGAACCAAGTAACTAACCCTCTCTTCCGGAATCTGAAGCATATCAACGACGTCACTGTGGCGGATATTGAAGATATTCATGAGTTTGAGAAAAGCACAGAACATTTGAACTTGACTCAAAAAGTCCTTAATTCGTACTTTCGGAAAAAGTTGGATTGTACACAGAGAATTGTAAAATGGTTGGTAGACTGTGAGGAAAAATCTAATTTGTCGTCACTTCCGGCCCACCTACCAGCCATATCGTATAGGAACACTAGTGCGCATGCTCGCCATGAGTAA